A genomic window from Polaribacter gangjinensis includes:
- the rpsF gene encoding 30S ribosomal protein S6: protein MNHYETVFILNPVLSDTQIKETVQKFEDYLVSKGAEMISKEDWGLKKLAYPIQKKKSGFYHLFEYKVAGEVIAPFELEFRRDDTVMRYLTVKFDKHAAAWAEKRRERVKSAKK from the coding sequence ATGAATCATTACGAAACTGTTTTCATTTTGAATCCCGTTTTATCTGATACTCAGATAAAGGAAACAGTACAAAAGTTCGAAGACTATTTGGTTTCTAAAGGTGCCGAAATGATTTCAAAAGAAGATTGGGGCTTAAAAAAATTGGCTTATCCAATCCAAAAGAAAAAAAGTGGTTTTTATCACTTATTTGAGTACAAAGTTGCAGGCGAAGTTATTGCACCATTTGAGTTAGAATTTAGAAGAGATGATACTGTAATGCGTTATCTAACTGTAAAATTCGACAAACATGCTGCTGCTTGGGCTGAGAAAAGAAGAGAACGTGTTAAATCTGCAAAAAAATAA
- the rpsR gene encoding 30S ribosomal protein S18, translating into METIEQQSKGGKSADVRYLTPLDIETKKENKYCRFKKKGIKYIDYKDADFLLYLVNEQGKILPRRLTGTSLKYQRKVAQAIKRSRHLALMPYVGDMLK; encoded by the coding sequence ATGGAAACTATTGAACAACAATCAAAAGGAGGTAAATCTGCTGATGTGAGATATTTAACACCTCTTGACATTGAAACCAAAAAAGAAAATAAATACTGTAGATTTAAGAAAAAAGGAATTAAATATATCGATTATAAAGATGCCGATTTCTTATTGTATTTAGTAAACGAACAAGGTAAAATTTTACCAAGACGTTTAACAGGAACCTCATTAAAATATCAACGTAAAGTGGCTCAAGCCATCAAAAGGTCTCGTCATTTAGCTTTAATGCCTTACGTTGGTGATATGTTAAAATAA
- the rplI gene encoding 50S ribosomal protein L9, with protein sequence MELILKQDVENLGFKDDVVTVKNGYGRNFLIPTGQAVLATSSAKKVLAENLKQRAYKEAKLIADANKIAETIKGYEIKIASKAGGDKLFGSVSNIDLAEAIAKAGTEVDKKFIKVTGGTVKRLGKYEASVRLHRNVVADITFEVIAE encoded by the coding sequence ATGGAATTGATATTAAAACAAGACGTAGAAAATTTAGGATTTAAAGACGATGTAGTAACTGTAAAAAACGGTTATGGCAGAAACTTTTTAATCCCTACAGGACAAGCAGTTTTAGCTACTTCATCTGCAAAGAAAGTATTAGCAGAAAACTTAAAACAACGTGCTTATAAAGAAGCAAAATTAATTGCTGATGCAAACAAAATTGCAGAAACAATTAAAGGATATGAAATTAAAATTGCCTCAAAAGCTGGCGGAGACAAATTATTTGGTTCTGTAAGCAATATTGATTTAGCTGAAGCTATTGCAAAAGCTGGAACTGAAGTGGATAAAAAATTCATTAAAGTGACAGGTGGTACTGTAAAAAGATTAGGTAAATACGAAGCTTCTGTTAGATTACACAGAAACGTAGTAGCAGATATTACTTTTGAAGTAATTGCTGAATAA
- a CDS encoding DUF6495 family protein, giving the protein MKYRLLTKEQFESLHQEFAIFLASQSIDVNEWAEIKTQKPEVALEEMKVFSDVVWEDVLTKAIYLEHFSETSANFFKCDADKIHRIAIKITWDINLLTQEGFEWLMKNPLDNSVEIFKGSKQYTAERNTEIFDLIEKGSIISNGEIFEYFQGFI; this is encoded by the coding sequence ATGAAATATCGTTTGTTAACCAAAGAACAATTCGAAAGTTTGCACCAAGAGTTTGCCATTTTTTTAGCTTCACAGAGCATTGATGTAAACGAATGGGCTGAAATTAAAACCCAAAAACCTGAAGTAGCTTTAGAAGAAATGAAAGTTTTTTCGGATGTTGTTTGGGAAGACGTTTTAACAAAAGCAATCTATTTAGAGCATTTTTCCGAAACTTCTGCCAATTTTTTTAAATGCGATGCAGATAAAATTCACAGAATCGCCATTAAAATTACTTGGGACATCAATCTATTAACTCAAGAAGGTTTTGAATGGTTGATGAAAAATCCGTTAGATAATTCTGTTGAAATATTTAAAGGAAGTAAACAATACACAGCAGAACGAAATACAGAAATTTTTGATCTTATAGAAAAAGGAAGTATCATTTCTAATGGTGAGATTTTCGAGTATTTTCAGGGATTTATATAA
- a CDS encoding FIST signal transduction protein → MKTVQLRRNIDTNWQYLGENIPLVKPLVLVFGSRYLLEKNDIYQEVREIFKDGEIVFGSSAGDISSHSVDDDGITITAIEFEKSNFEIKTVNVKNQNQAVNSFQAGYELIQQFDQENLKYVLVISDGSVINGSQLANGMNKVTHNDILITGALCSDAARFEKTICSYNENPKAGEIVAIGLYGEHLEVSFAINDGWTPFGPERIVTKSKDNILYELDNKPALDLYKTYLGEKSKELPSAALLFPLKVKSSNENESIVRTILNIDEKENSMILAGDIAENSTVQLMMTNVDSIINAAEIAANKANHQRNKVPELAILVSCIGRKLVLDQRVEEEVDEVVEVVGNKTTICGLYSYGEIAPFNGENNCQLHNQTMTITLISEQ, encoded by the coding sequence ATGAAAACAGTTCAACTACGCAGAAACATTGACACTAATTGGCAATATTTAGGAGAAAATATACCTCTTGTTAAACCTCTTGTATTGGTTTTTGGAAGCAGGTATTTGCTTGAAAAAAACGATATCTATCAAGAAGTTAGAGAAATTTTTAAAGATGGTGAAATCGTTTTTGGCTCATCAGCAGGTGATATTTCTTCACATTCTGTAGATGATGATGGCATCACTATCACTGCAATTGAATTCGAAAAAAGTAATTTCGAAATCAAAACTGTCAATGTAAAAAATCAAAATCAGGCTGTGAATAGTTTTCAAGCGGGTTATGAATTGATTCAACAGTTTGATCAAGAAAATTTAAAATATGTGTTGGTAATTTCTGATGGAAGTGTCATTAATGGTAGTCAATTAGCCAATGGTATGAATAAAGTTACCCACAATGATATATTAATTACAGGAGCTTTATGTAGTGATGCTGCAAGATTTGAAAAAACTATTTGTTCGTACAACGAAAATCCAAAAGCTGGCGAAATTGTTGCGATTGGATTGTATGGTGAACATTTAGAAGTTTCATTTGCTATTAACGATGGTTGGACACCTTTTGGACCTGAAAGAATTGTAACCAAATCAAAAGACAATATTTTATACGAATTAGATAACAAACCTGCACTTGATTTGTATAAAACCTATTTGGGTGAAAAATCAAAAGAATTGCCTTCAGCAGCGTTGTTATTTCCTTTAAAAGTGAAATCTAGTAATGAAAACGAATCAATTGTTAGAACTATTTTAAACATTGACGAAAAAGAAAATTCAATGATTTTGGCGGGTGATATTGCCGAAAACTCCACAGTTCAATTGATGATGACTAATGTTGATAGCATTATAAATGCTGCCGAAATTGCTGCAAACAAAGCAAATCACCAAAGAAATAAAGTGCCAGAGCTTGCAATTTTAGTAAGTTGTATAGGTAGAAAATTAGTACTTGATCAACGAGTTGAAGAAGAAGTAGACGAAGTTGTTGAAGTTGTTGGGAATAAAACCACCATATGCGGATTGTATTCTTATGGTGAAATTGCCCCTTTTAACGGAGAAAATAATTGTCAATTACACAATCAAACAATGACAATTACCTTAATTAGCGAACAATGA
- a CDS encoding response regulator gives MNKQLDILLIEDNFLEIMKMKRTLSLLELNHTLSEAKDAEIALEILKGSKRYPDLILLDLNMPKISGIEFLDILKKSEDFRHIPTVILTTSDNKSDLEECYKLGISGYILKPLKYEDYVKKMDAVLTYWSTNELKKY, from the coding sequence ATGAACAAGCAATTGGATATTTTATTAATTGAAGATAATTTTCTAGAAATAATGAAAATGAAAAGAACACTTTCATTATTAGAATTAAATCACACACTTTCAGAAGCAAAAGATGCAGAAATTGCCTTAGAAATTCTAAAAGGAAGTAAAAGATATCCCGATTTAATTTTACTAGATTTAAATATGCCTAAAATTAGCGGTATTGAGTTTTTAGACATTTTAAAAAAGAGTGAAGATTTTAGACATATTCCTACTGTGATTTTAACCACTTCAGACAATAAATCAGACTTAGAAGAGTGTTATAAATTAGGTATTTCTGGATACATCTTAAAACCATTAAAGTACGAAGATTACGTTAAAAAAATGGATGCTGTTTTAACATATTGGAGTACAAATGAACTAAAAAAATACTAA